GATGCGCAGGACCGCATCTTGGACAAGACGGCCGAGGAACTGCATGTCCGCACGCCCTTCGTTTTCGGCTCGACCGACAAGGTCGGCCGCGTCGCCGCCTATCACGACCTGCCCGAGCAGGAAGTGAACGCGCTTTTCGGCAATCGCGGCCTGTTCCGCGTCTAGAGTTCCCGGGAGGATACCATGAGCAAGAAACACCCGATCATCTCCGTCACGGGCTCTTCGGGGGCCGGCACCTCGACCGTCAAGCACACCTTCGACCAGATTTTCCGCCGCGAGGGCGTGAAGGCGGTGTCGATCGAGGGCGACGCCTTCCACCGTTTCAACCGCAAGGACATGAAGGCGGAACTCGAGCGACGCTATGCCGAGGGCGACTACACCTTCAGCCATTTCAGCTACGAGGCCAACGAGCTGAAGGAGCTGGAGCGCGTGTTCCGCGAATACGGCGAGACCGGCACCGGCCGCACGCGTACATATGTGCACGACAATGACGAGGCCGAGAAATGCGGCGTGCCGCCCGGCGAGTTCACCGAGTGGGCGCCGTTCGAGGAAGGCTCGGACCTGTTGTTCTACGAAGGGCTGCACGGCTCGGTCGTGAACGACGAGGTGAACCTGCCCAAGCATGCCGACCTGAAGATCGGGGTGGTGCCCGTCATCAACCTGGAATGGATCCAGAAGATCCACCGCGACCGTGAACGCCGCGGCTACACCACCGAGGCGGTGACCGACACGATCCTGCGCCGGATGCACGCCTATGTGCATTGCATCATCCCGCAATTCACCGAGACCGACATCAACTTCCAGCGGGTGCCGGTGGTGGACACCTCGAACCCGCTCGTCGCGCGCTGGATTCCCACCGCGGACGAAAGCCTGGTGGTGATCCGCTTCAAGAACCCGCGGGGGATCGATTTCTCCTACTTGGTCTCGATGATCCACGGGTCGTGGATGAGCCGGGCGAACTCGATCGTGATCCCGGGCGGCAAGCTTGACCTTGCAATGCAGCTGATCCTGACGCCGATGATCGAGCGTCTGGTCTCCGAATCGAAACGCGCCTGAAGGAGGGCCGCCCCATGAACGCCCCGACCAAGATCGACACCAGCGCCGAAGACCTGATGGCCAGCGCGATCCGCGTCCTCGCGATGGACGCGGTGCAGGCCGCCAATTCTGGCCATCCCGGCATGCCGATGGGCATGGCCGACGTTGCAACGGTTCTCTACAACCGCTTCCTCGAAATCGACCCGACGAAGCCGGACTGGCAGGATCGCGACCGCTTCGTGCTGTCGGCGGGCCACGGCTCGATGCTCATCTACGCGATCAACCACATGCTCGGCTATGCCGACATGGACATGGAGCAGATCCGCAATTTCCGCCAGCACGGCTACCGCACCGCGGGCCACCCCGAATACGGCCATGCCGACGGCATCGAGACCACCACCGGCCCGCTGGGCCAGGGCATCACCACTGCGGTCGGCATGGCGCTGGCCGAACGCATGCACAACGCCCGCTTCGGCGACGACCTCGTCGATCACTATACCTATGTGATCGCGGGCGACGGCTGCCTGATGGAGGGCATCAGCCACGAGGCGATCGACATGGCCGGGCACTGGTCGCTCGGCCGGATGATCGTTCTGTGGGACGACAACAAGATCACCATCGACGGCTCGACCGAGCTTTCGACGTCGACCGACCAGAAGGCGCGCTTTGCGGCCAGCGGCTGGCACGTGCTGGAGGTCGATGGACATGACCGCGAGGCCGTGGCCGAGGCCATCGACGCTGCGCGCCGGGACGCGCGCCCCTCGCTCATTGCCTGCGCCACCGTGATCGGCAAGGGCGCGCCCAACAAGGCGGGCAGCCACAAGGTGCACGGCGCGCCGCTGGGCGCGGACGAGGTGGCGGCCACCCGCGATGCGCTGGGATGGAGCCACGAGGCGTTCGCGCTGCCGCGGGAGGTCTACGACACCTGGGGTGCCGTCGCCGCGCGGGGCCGCGCGGCACGCGAGGCCTGGGAAGGCCGGCTCGCGGCATCGGACAAGGCCGACACGTTCAACGCCTCGCTCGCGCGGCCCGATCCGGAGGCCGTGGCCACGGCCATCGACGCCTACAAGCAAAAGCTGTCGGCCGATGCGCCCAAGGTCGCCACCCGCAAGGCGAGCGAGATGGCGCTGGAGGTGGTGTTCGAGGCGGTGCCGAACCTCGCCGGCGGTTCGGCCGACCTGACGGGCTCGAACCTGACCAAGACGGGCGCGATGGCGCCGGTGACCCTCGACAACTACGCCGGGCAGTACATCCATTACGGCATCCGCGAGCATGGCATGGGCGCGGCGATGAATGGTGTCGCGCTGCATGGCGGCTTCGTGCCCTATGGCGGCACCTTCCTGGTCTTCGCCGATTACTGCCGCCCGGCGATCCGGCTCTCGGCACTGATGGGCCTGCCCGTCACCTACGTGATGACGCACGATTCCATCGGCCTCGGCGAGGACGGCCCGACCCACCAGCCGGTGGAGCATCTGGCAAGCCTGCGGGCGATGCCGAACCTCAACGTGATCCGTCCGGCGGATGTGGTCGAGACCGCCGAGGCCTGGGAAATCGCGGCCACCGCGACCGGCGCCCCCACCCTGCTGGCGCTGTCGCGTCAGGGCCTGCCCTGCCTGCGGACCGAGCATGTCAGCGAGAACCGCCTGGCCAAGGGCGCCTATGTCCTGCGCGAGACGGATGGGGCGCGCGACGTCACGCTGATCGGCACCGGCTCGGAGGTCGAGATCGCGATGAAGGCCGCCGACATTCTGGCCGAACAGGGTCTCAAGGCAGCCGTCGTGTCAGCCCCCTGTTTCGAGCTTTTCGCCACACAGGACGCAGGCTACAAGGCCGCCGTGCTAGGCGACGCGCCGCGGGTCGGCGTCGAGGCCGCCGTCGAACAGGGTTGGGCGCCGCTTCTGGGCGAAAACGCCGCCTTCGTCGGCATGTCGAGCTTCGGCGCTTCGGCCCCGGCGGCCGATCTCTACCGGCATTTCGGCATCACCGCCGAGGCGGTGGCCGAGGCCGCGAAGACATTGATGAAGTAAGAAGGGTCGAAAATGACAGTCAAAGTTGCAATCAACGGCTTCGGCCGCATCGGCAGGAACGTGCTGCGCGCCATTGTGGAATCGGGCCGCACCGATATCGAGGTGGTCGCGATCAATGACCTCGGCCCGGTCGAGACCAACGCCCATCTCGTGCGCTACGACAGCGTGCACGGCCGCTTTCCCGGCGAGGTGAAGGTGGACGGCGACACCATCGACGTCGGCCGCGGCCCGATCAAGGTGACCGCCATCCGCGCCCCCAAGGACCTGCCCTGGGGCGACGTGGATATCGCGATGGAATGCACCGGCATCTTCACCGCACGCGAGAAGGCCGCGATGCACCTTGAAAACGGGTCGAAGCGCGTGCTGATCTCGGCCCCGGGTGCCGGTGCGGACAAGACCGTCGTCTACGGCGTGAACCACGACACACTGACCAAGGACGACACGGTCGTGTCGAACGCGTCTTGCACCACCAACTGCCTGTCGCCGGTGGCCAAGGTGCTGAACGACACGATCGGCATCAAGCGCGGCTTCATGACCACGACGCACAGCTATACCGGCGACCAGCCGACGCTGGACACCATGCACAAGGACCTGTACCGCGCGCGCGCCGCGGCGATGAGCATGATCCCGACCTCGACCGGCGCGGCCAAGGCCGTTGGGCTGGTGCTGCCGGAACTGAACGGCAAGCTGGACGGCGTCGCCATCCGCGTGCCCACGCCGAACGTGTCGGTCGTGGACCTGGTGTTCGAAGCCAACCGCGACACCACCATCGAAGAGGTGAACGCCGCGATCAAGGCCGCCGCCGAGGGCCCGATGAAGGGCGTTCTGGGCTATACCGAGGAACCGCTGGTCAGCGTCGACTTCAACCATGACCCGCATTCCTCGATCTTCCACATGGACCAGACCAAGGTCATGGACGGCACCATGGTGCGCATCCTGACCTGGTATGACAACGAGTGGGGCTTCTCCAACCGGATGTCGGACACCGCAGTGGCGATGGGGGCGCTGATCTGATGGCGCTGACGCCCCTGACATCGCTGGATGTTGCGGGCAAGCGCCTGGCGGTCAGGGCCGACCTGAACGTGCCGCTGACCGCCGACGGGGTGGGCGATGCCACGCGCATCGCCCGGTTCGCCCGCGGCATGAAACCACTATTGGACCGCGGCGCGCGAGTCGTCGTCCTGACCCATCTGGGCCGGCCCGAGGGCGAGTTGACCCCCGCCCTTTCGACCGAACGGCTGGTGCCCGCTCTGTCGGAAGCGTTCGGCCGGCCCGTGCGGTTCAACGACACCTGCGCCGGGCCCATCGTCGAGCGCGCCAGCGAACGGCTGGAACCGGGCGCGGTACTCTTGTGCGAGAACCTGCGCTTCGAACGCGGCGAAGAGCAGAACGACCCCAACCTCGGCGCGCAGTTGGCCCGACTGGGCGAATTCTACGTCAACGACGCGTTTTCCTGCTGCCACCGGGAGCACGCCTCGACCACCGCGGCCGTGCTTTCGGCCGGGCGGGTCGCGGCGGGGCCGCTGCTGATCGAGGAACTGACCGCGCTCGAAAGCGCGCTCGACGACCCGCAATACCCCTCGGTCGCGCTGATCGGTGGCGGCAGCGTGGCGCCGCGGCTGAACGTGCTGAAGCGGCTGGTGCCCAAGATCAACACGATCCTGCTGGGCGGCGGGCTGGCCAGCGCGTTCCTCTTCGCGCGCGGCTACAGCATCGGGCGCTCGTTCATCGAGCCCGAATATGCCGAGGACATCCTGGAAATCGCCGCGCTCGCCATGGTGGCTGGCTGCGAGATCGTCACGCCGCAGGATTTCGTCGTCGCGGGTTTCCAGCGCGCGGGAATAAACTCCTATCCCGTGCCCCTTGGCGGCATCCGCGCCAACCGGCGCATCCTCGATATCGGGCCGAACACCGTCGCCCGCTATCAGGGCATGCTCAGGAACGCGCGCACCATCCTGTGGAACGGTCCGATGGGCACCTACGAGACCAAGCCCTTCGATACCGCTACGAACGCGCTCGCCCAGACCATCGCGGAACAGACCCGCGCGGGTCTCGCCGTCTCGGTTGCGGGCGGCGGCGACACTCTGGTCGCGCTGAACCGCAGCGGCGCCGCGCACGACTTCACGCATGTCTCCACCGCCGGTGGGGCATTTCTCGAATGGCTCGAGGGCCGGCACATGCCCGGCCTCGACGCCCTCGAACGCAAAGCAGATGCAGCCTGACGGAGGAATTGATGGCGCTGATTACACTTAGGCAATTGCTGGATCACGCGGCGGAGCACGGCTATGGCGTGCCCGCCTTCAACATCAACAACATGGAACAGGGCCTCGCGATCATGGAGGCCGCCAAGGCCGCCGATGCGCCGGTCATCATGCAGGCGTCGCGCGGCGCCCGGCAATATGCCAACGACATCATGCTCGCCAAGATGATCGAGGCGCTGGCCGAGATCTATCCCGACATCCCGCTCTGCATGCACCAGGACCACGGCAACAACGAGGCCACCTGCCTGTCGGCGATCAAGCACGGCTTCACCTCCGTCATGATGGACGGCTCGCTCGAGGCCGACGGCAAGACGCCCGCCTCCTACGAGTACAACGTCGATATCACCAAGCGCGTCTCCGAGATGGCGCATTGGGTGGGCGCCTCGGTCGAAGGCGAGCTGGGCGTGCTGGGCTCGCTGGAATCGGGCCAGGGCGAGGCCGAGGACGGCCACGGCGCCGAGGGCGAGCTGTCGCGCGAACAGCTCCTGACCGATCCCGACCAGTCCGCCGATTTCGTCGCCAAGACCAAGGTCGACGCGCTGGCCATCGCCTGCGGCACCAGCCACGGCGCCTACAAGTTCACCCGCGAACCCACCGGCGACATCCTTGCCATGGACGTGATCGAGAAGATCCATGCCAAGCTGCCCGACACCCACTTGGTGATGCACGGCTCCTCCTCGGTGCCGCAATACCTGCAGGATCTCATCAACCAGTATGGCGGCGAGATGCCCCAGACCTACGGCGTGCCGGTCGAGGAAATCGAGCGCGGCATCAAGCACGGGGTGCGCAAGGTCAATATCGACACCGACAACCGGATGGCGATGACCGGCATCTTCCGCAAGATCGCGACGGAGAAGCCGCAGGAATTCGACCCGCGGAAATTCCTGAAACCCGCGATGGACGAGATGCAGAAGCTCTGCCAGGACCGGTTCGAACGCTTCGGCACCGCGGGCAACGCCAGCAAGATCAAGGTGATCCCGATCGACGACATGGCCAAGCGCTATGCCGACGGAAGCCTGGACCCCAACACCAAATGACGCCCCGGCGCGGGGGCATCCCCCCGCGCCCCAACCCGTTCGGGAGGAAGAGATGTTCGACCGTTCCATCAAGATCGCCCCGTCGATCCTGTCCGCCGACTTCGCGGATTTCGGGCGCGAGATTCAGGCCATCGAGACGCAGGGCTGCGACTGGGTCCATGTCGACGTGATGGACGGGCATTTCGTCCCGAACCTCACCTTCGGCCCGCCGCTGGTCAAGGCGATCCGCAAGCATGTCACCACCTTCATGGACGTGCACCTGATGATCGCGCCGGTGGACCCCTTTATCGAGGCCTTCGCAGAGGCGGGCGCCGACCTGATCTCGGCCCATGTCGAGGCGGGTCCGCATATCCACCGCACGCTTCAGGCGATCCGCGCCCAGGGCGTGAAATCGGGCGTGGTGCTGAACCCCGGCACGCCGGCCGAGGCCATCGCCGACGTGCTCGACATGGTGGATCTGGTGCTGGTGATGACGGTGAACCCGGGCTTCGGCGGGCAGAAATTCATCCAATCCGGCGTCGAGAAGACGCGCAAGATCCGCCAGATGATCGGCGACCGGCCCATCCACATTCAGATCGACGGCGGCATCACGCCCGAGACCGCGCCGCTGGTCGTGGAGGCCGGGGCCGACTGCCTGGTGGCGGGGTCGGCCGTCTTCAAGGGCGGCTCGGTCGAGAACCCAAGCGTCTATGGCGAGAACATCCGCGCGATCCGCAGCGCCGCCGAGGCAGCGCGGCAGGCCGCCTAACGAGGCCTGTGCCGCCCGGCGCAGACTGCCGGGCGGGTGGTTTCACGGGCTCCGTAATCGCAATACCAGTCCCACCCGGCTCGGCGCGTTCCACTATGGACGCCGTGCGTCGGCGTGGGCCAAAAAAATACCGTCGCATACACATCCAAGGACTCGTATTTGTTGCAAACCTCAAAAACGGGATGCCAAAGCATACAAATCCAAGAACTTGATTTAAAATGTCTTTCCAGATAACTGCTCTACAGTAGCGACAAGGCATCGCTGTCTTTTGCGGCCGCGGAACCGGAAAGGTATTTCGAAATCGTTTCCCGAGCCTTACAAATTTTGCATAACGGGTGTTCCGTAACTCTATTGGTCATTGCTGCACCGCAGCATCAAACTACCGATTGATCGGTCGCGCCCACCCACGGCTTTTCCGCGACCGCCAAAACCCGGAGCCGCCATGAAACCGCTTCTGCTGTCCGCACTCGCCGCCTTCGCCCTGGCTTCACCCGCCGCCGCGGGCGAGATCACCCTCACCGTGCCGTTCGAGGCCTACCGGCTCAGCACCGGCAATGTCGACATGATCGCCTACCAGACTGATCTCGGAGATGGCGGCTACGAAGTCACGGCTTATGCCCGCGCCCGCGATTCCTATTCTCAGCCTCAGCGCTTGATGATGCGCCTGAAGGACCGCGACAGCGTCACCTTCGCCATGCCGTCCGAACCGCGCATCCTGTACACTTTCGCGCGCAAGGCAGAGCTGGTGACGGTGACGTCCCGTTACGTTCCGATGGAACTCGCCTCCAACTAGGTCCGCACGCCGCGCCCCTGACGCCCGGGCGCGGCGCATGGCCTCTGGCCAGTCACATTCAAAGTTGATTATGTTTCGGGCACAAGGGAGGACCCGAACCATGATCCGTACAGCCATTCTTCTGGCCTGTCTGCCCGCACCGGCGCTCGCCAGTGAAAAGATCGCCGACAAGTATCCGCAATCGGTGCTCTACGACAAACCTTTCGAGGTGATCCCGAACGTCTGGTCGGCGATCGGCGCGACCGCGCCGCCGACCTACGAGAACGCGGGGCATAACAACAATCTCAGCTTTCTCGTCACCGGCGACGGCGTGATCGTCATCAACGGCGGCGCCAACTCCAGGCTGGCCGAAGCGCTGCATGCAGAGATCCGCGAGGTGACGGACCAGCCGGTGAAACTCGTGATTAACGAGAACGGCCAAGGCCACGCGATGCTCGGCAATAGTTACTGGACCGAACGTGGCGTGGACGTACTGGCCCATGTCGATGCTGCCGAGGAATTCGCGGACTACAACGCGCAGATTCTCGCCGGCATGCAGAATTATGCGAAGGAGAACGGCGAGGGCACCGAGCTGGTGGAACCCACGATCACCTTCGAGGACAAATACGTTATCGACATGGGCGAGATGCATGTCGAGGTTCTGCATCTCGGTCCCGCGCATTCGCCAGGCGACGTCCAGGTCTGGTTGCCCGAACAAAGCCTGATGATCGCCGGCGACCTCGCCTTCAACGGCCGCATGCCGCCGATCTTCGCCAAGACCTGCACGTCGTGCTGGATCGAGACCTGGGAGACTGTCTTTGCGCCGATGAATCCCACCTACATCATCCCCGGCCATGGCTACCCGACGAATCTTGCGCAGGTGGAGCATCACACGATGGATTACCTCAAGGATCTGCGCGAGAAGATCCGCGCGCATCTCGACGATGGCGGATCGCTCGACGACGCCTATTATGTGGACCAGTCCAACTGGGCGTTCCTCGATACCTATGACGAGCTCGCCACCAAGAACGCGGGCGTCGTCTTCACGGAAATGGAGTGGGAATGATGGCTGTCTCGACCCCGATCTGCGACTTCGGCTGGAAAGCCCCCGAGTTCTCGTTGCCCGGCACCGACGGCAAGACCTACGGCCTGTCCGAAATCCGCGGCCCCAAAGGCACGCTGATCATGTTCATCTGTAACCACTGCCCCTACGTGATCGCCGTGCGTGACCGGATCATCCGCGACGCCAAAGACCTGCAGGTCCTCGGGATCGGCGTCGCCGCGATCAGCTCGAACGACGCCGAGACGTATCCCGACGACAGCTTCGAGAACATGCAGAAAGTCGCGCGGGAACTGGACCTTCCCTTCCCCTATCTCTACGACGAGGACCAGTCGGTCGCGCGTGCCTATGACGCCGTCTGCACCCCTGATTTCTTCGGCTTCGACGCCGGGCTTGGGTTGCAGTATCGCGGCCGGCTGGACGCCTCGCGCAAGCAGGCGGGTCCGCCGGACCTGCGCCGCGACCTGTTCGAGGCGATGAAACAGGTGGCCGAGACCGGCCAGGGACCGAAGGAGCAGATCCCCTCGATGGGCTGCTCGATCAAATGGAAGGACGCCGCGTGAAGAAGG
This genomic window from Rhodovulum sp. ES.010 contains:
- a CDS encoding phosphoribulokinase is translated as MSKKHPIISVTGSSGAGTSTVKHTFDQIFRREGVKAVSIEGDAFHRFNRKDMKAELERRYAEGDYTFSHFSYEANELKELERVFREYGETGTGRTRTYVHDNDEAEKCGVPPGEFTEWAPFEEGSDLLFYEGLHGSVVNDEVNLPKHADLKIGVVPVINLEWIQKIHRDRERRGYTTEAVTDTILRRMHAYVHCIIPQFTETDINFQRVPVVDTSNPLVARWIPTADESLVVIRFKNPRGIDFSYLVSMIHGSWMSRANSIVIPGGKLDLAMQLILTPMIERLVSESKRA
- the tkt gene encoding transketolase, with product MNAPTKIDTSAEDLMASAIRVLAMDAVQAANSGHPGMPMGMADVATVLYNRFLEIDPTKPDWQDRDRFVLSAGHGSMLIYAINHMLGYADMDMEQIRNFRQHGYRTAGHPEYGHADGIETTTGPLGQGITTAVGMALAERMHNARFGDDLVDHYTYVIAGDGCLMEGISHEAIDMAGHWSLGRMIVLWDDNKITIDGSTELSTSTDQKARFAASGWHVLEVDGHDREAVAEAIDAARRDARPSLIACATVIGKGAPNKAGSHKVHGAPLGADEVAATRDALGWSHEAFALPREVYDTWGAVAARGRAAREAWEGRLAASDKADTFNASLARPDPEAVATAIDAYKQKLSADAPKVATRKASEMALEVVFEAVPNLAGGSADLTGSNLTKTGAMAPVTLDNYAGQYIHYGIREHGMGAAMNGVALHGGFVPYGGTFLVFADYCRPAIRLSALMGLPVTYVMTHDSIGLGEDGPTHQPVEHLASLRAMPNLNVIRPADVVETAEAWEIAATATGAPTLLALSRQGLPCLRTEHVSENRLAKGAYVLRETDGARDVTLIGTGSEVEIAMKAADILAEQGLKAAVVSAPCFELFATQDAGYKAAVLGDAPRVGVEAAVEQGWAPLLGENAAFVGMSSFGASAPAADLYRHFGITAEAVAEAAKTLMK
- the gap gene encoding type I glyceraldehyde-3-phosphate dehydrogenase; translation: MTVKVAINGFGRIGRNVLRAIVESGRTDIEVVAINDLGPVETNAHLVRYDSVHGRFPGEVKVDGDTIDVGRGPIKVTAIRAPKDLPWGDVDIAMECTGIFTAREKAAMHLENGSKRVLISAPGAGADKTVVYGVNHDTLTKDDTVVSNASCTTNCLSPVAKVLNDTIGIKRGFMTTTHSYTGDQPTLDTMHKDLYRARAAAMSMIPTSTGAAKAVGLVLPELNGKLDGVAIRVPTPNVSVVDLVFEANRDTTIEEVNAAIKAAAEGPMKGVLGYTEEPLVSVDFNHDPHSSIFHMDQTKVMDGTMVRILTWYDNEWGFSNRMSDTAVAMGALI
- the pgk gene encoding phosphoglycerate kinase, with the translated sequence MALTPLTSLDVAGKRLAVRADLNVPLTADGVGDATRIARFARGMKPLLDRGARVVVLTHLGRPEGELTPALSTERLVPALSEAFGRPVRFNDTCAGPIVERASERLEPGAVLLCENLRFERGEEQNDPNLGAQLARLGEFYVNDAFSCCHREHASTTAAVLSAGRVAAGPLLIEELTALESALDDPQYPSVALIGGGSVAPRLNVLKRLVPKINTILLGGGLASAFLFARGYSIGRSFIEPEYAEDILEIAALAMVAGCEIVTPQDFVVAGFQRAGINSYPVPLGGIRANRRILDIGPNTVARYQGMLRNARTILWNGPMGTYETKPFDTATNALAQTIAEQTRAGLAVSVAGGGDTLVALNRSGAAHDFTHVSTAGGAFLEWLEGRHMPGLDALERKADAA
- the fba gene encoding class II fructose-bisphosphate aldolase (catalyzes the reversible aldol condensation of dihydroxyacetonephosphate and glyceraldehyde 3-phosphate in the Calvin cycle, glycolysis, and/or gluconeogenesis), with amino-acid sequence MALITLRQLLDHAAEHGYGVPAFNINNMEQGLAIMEAAKAADAPVIMQASRGARQYANDIMLAKMIEALAEIYPDIPLCMHQDHGNNEATCLSAIKHGFTSVMMDGSLEADGKTPASYEYNVDITKRVSEMAHWVGASVEGELGVLGSLESGQGEAEDGHGAEGELSREQLLTDPDQSADFVAKTKVDALAIACGTSHGAYKFTREPTGDILAMDVIEKIHAKLPDTHLVMHGSSSVPQYLQDLINQYGGEMPQTYGVPVEEIERGIKHGVRKVNIDTDNRMAMTGIFRKIATEKPQEFDPRKFLKPAMDEMQKLCQDRFERFGTAGNASKIKVIPIDDMAKRYADGSLDPNTK
- the rpe gene encoding ribulose-phosphate 3-epimerase, whose amino-acid sequence is MFDRSIKIAPSILSADFADFGREIQAIETQGCDWVHVDVMDGHFVPNLTFGPPLVKAIRKHVTTFMDVHLMIAPVDPFIEAFAEAGADLISAHVEAGPHIHRTLQAIRAQGVKSGVVLNPGTPAEAIADVLDMVDLVLVMTVNPGFGGQKFIQSGVEKTRKIRQMIGDRPIHIQIDGGITPETAPLVVEAGADCLVAGSAVFKGGSVENPSVYGENIRAIRSAAEAARQAA
- a CDS encoding MBL fold metallo-hydrolase, whose translation is MIRTAILLACLPAPALASEKIADKYPQSVLYDKPFEVIPNVWSAIGATAPPTYENAGHNNNLSFLVTGDGVIVINGGANSRLAEALHAEIREVTDQPVKLVINENGQGHAMLGNSYWTERGVDVLAHVDAAEEFADYNAQILAGMQNYAKENGEGTELVEPTITFEDKYVIDMGEMHVEVLHLGPAHSPGDVQVWLPEQSLMIAGDLAFNGRMPPIFAKTCTSCWIETWETVFAPMNPTYIIPGHGYPTNLAQVEHHTMDYLKDLREKIRAHLDDGGSLDDAYYVDQSNWAFLDTYDELATKNAGVVFTEMEWE
- a CDS encoding thioredoxin family protein; the protein is MAVSTPICDFGWKAPEFSLPGTDGKTYGLSEIRGPKGTLIMFICNHCPYVIAVRDRIIRDAKDLQVLGIGVAAISSNDAETYPDDSFENMQKVARELDLPFPYLYDEDQSVARAYDAVCTPDFFGFDAGLGLQYRGRLDASRKQAGPPDLRRDLFEAMKQVAETGQGPKEQIPSMGCSIKWKDAA